Proteins co-encoded in one Carassius carassius chromosome 35, fCarCar2.1, whole genome shotgun sequence genomic window:
- the spata13 gene encoding spermatogenesis-associated protein 13 isoform X2, with amino-acid sequence MGQLLKTRLTRDQNAPSSDSQGSSHNNDPQSDPFTEEQLMNPSLRSGCTVHMQPALSQPCYEENKLNRLNSQGQTVPVIADGQAKLYPSRAARLFSTQTKCEDITPLRGPPVTPQAWSGLASFRVMGSFKKLRTSVLQGIQNRSNAMAAGQERNPSSMFEDSGSFLVTKREVATNQIQETDKVSNGTAQTGKTSSVLDEDDCEEDVNGFQRNSHFSKSIRKAYGAGRISLLDIVKTESPTNSEPDPSSTVESVGPCKNVETPGNVKGLKRLSKSADNLVFKSHFRRKAEPQNPECPSTIIFHRTDSSSLADLQENGSGQRQSPMRTRGHLQKLVGSLTDLSVKRKNTPGPISRKTLSPLSQIHDDYSRRTPCVQMSGRQRRPSPTPSKAQQVNTHQHNPTIHPAPSCPAVFSSTLDNSLEPPSKTTALISDYVQVAVSSTDFHSEAPQEKYCEPMECHQNGINNHYSHMPKHCSSPSRKQTVNGVNANLECLWTEERETNDLEASSDITKEFLKGDEISAAAASPVTSTCSSQSALVTPTTPISPPYASDSSSSVVARKRAGRSRPRPVSDYGQLASSKYCIPEEDRESESMDYTSQKDYNSNGSYTESNRPENGHVCTQAESRKRRPISVIGGVDLYSSPTAEQKDDTESLPSPVSRPPVPSHRVPPYRAISARLRPCVFSQSTPIGLDRMGRRRGRRVLSDGSSDPMVDDSVSEEDGSFEELTEGTPYLQPEVDLFTLNQYIQLGHAVHAEALWDHVTMEEQELAFKAGDVIRVLDVQEQDWWWGAVGDREAWFPSSFVRVRVNQEDSSSDSVEIPPDAEESVPPDAHKQNSVHRQQMRANVVKEIMDTERVYIKHLKDICEGYIRQCRKHPGMFTDAQLKTIFSNIEDIYRFQRKFLKDLEKKYNPQNPHLSEIGSCFLQQEDGFSIYSEYCNTHPVACAELQRLMKQGRYKHFFEACRLLQQMIDISIAGFLLTPVQKICKYPLQLGELLKYTPKDHSDYEGVCAAHKAMKNVASLINERKRRLESIDTIAHWQVAILRWAGEDVLTRSSELIHSGELTRIVRPGKTQQRSYFLFDHQLVFCKKDVLRRDLLHYRGRMDTDLLKPIDLPDGRHAELGVLKNAFLLRHAENLNVLCVLCCRKSQDKQRWLQAFARERRRVQEDQEMGMEITEAQRKQAVHNARKTKQGNMKKRNYSDHPVPPHHQPLHPLHQRHVTVPTSIPQQQVFSLAEPKKKPSHLLYSLARSALFRK; translated from the exons ATGGGGCAGCTTCTTAAAACCAGACTGACCAGAGACCAAAAC GCACCTTCATCGGACTCACAGGGCTCCTCTCACAACAATGACCCACAGAGTGACCCTTTCACAGAGGAGCAGCTGATGAATCCAAGTTTGAGGTCTGGTTGTACGGTCCATATGCAGCCAGCCCTGTCCCAGCCTTGCTATGAAGAGAACAAGCTTAACAGACTGAATTCTCAGGGCCAGACTGTTCCTGTAATTGCTGATGGCCAGGCCAAGCTGTATCCCTCCAGGGCTGCACGTTTGTTTTCCACCCAGACAAAATGTGAGGACATTACTCCGCTCAGAGGACCACCTGTCACACCACAGGCATGGTCTGGATTGGCTAGCTTCCGTGTCATGGGTTCTTTCAAAAAACTGCGGACTTCTGTGCTCCAAGGAATCCAGAACCGGAGCAATGCAATGGCAGCAGGTCAGGAGAGAAATCCGTCCTCGATGTTTGAGGATAGTGGTAGTTTCTTAGTAACCAAACGAGAGGTTGCGACTAATCAAATCCAGGAAACTGACAAAGTGTCAAATGGAACCGCTCAAACTGGAAAGACTTCTTCAGTTTTGGATGAAGATGATTGTGAGGAGGATGTGAATGGGTTTCAGAGAAATTCCCATTTCTCTAAGAGTATCCGCAAGGCTTATGGGGCAGGACGTATCTCATTGCTTGACATAGTCAAGACAGAGAGCCCGACTAACAGTGAGCCTGACCCCAGCAGCACTGTGGAGTCTGTTGGACCTTGCAAGAACGTTGAGACTCCAGGAAATGTCAAGGGTCTCAAAAGACTAAGCAAGAGTGCAGATAATCTAGTCTTCAAAAGTCATTTTAGACGCAAAGCTGAACCACAGAACCCAGAATGCCCCAGTACTATAATTTTTCACAGGACCGACAGTTCTTCATTGGCTGACTTGCAGGAAAATGGTTCAGGTCAACGTCAAAGCCCCATGAGGACACGTGGACATTTGCAAAAGCTTGTCGGTAGTTTAACCGACCTGTCTGTCAAGCGTAAAAACACACCAGGCCCCATCTCCAGAAAAACCCTGTCACCTCTCAGTCAGATACATGATGACTACTCCCGCAGAACCCCATGTGTACAAATGAGTGGGCGCCAGCGGAGGCCTTCACCCACACCCAGTAAAGCCCAGCAGGTCAACACTCACCAACACAACCCAACTATACACCCCGCACCCTCCTGCCCCGCTGTCTTTAGTTCCACTTTAGATAACTCTCTGGAGCCTCCCAGCAAAACAACAGCCCTCATAAGTGACTATGTTCAGGTGGCTGTGTCCTCAACAGATTTCCATTCGGAAGCCCCACAGGAAAAATACTGTGAACCTATGGAGTGCCATCAAAATGGAATAAATAACCACTACTCTCACATGCCCAAGCATTGCTCAAGCCCCAGTCGAAAGCAGACAGTCAACGGTGTTAATGCTAACTTGGAG TGTTTATGGACTGAAGAGAGGGAGACTAATGATCTTGAG GCTTCATCAGATATCACAAAAGAGTTTCTCAAAGGTGATGAAATCTCAGCTGCTGCTGCTTCACCTGTCACCAGCACCTGTTCCTCACAATCCGCCCTGGTAACTCCAACAACACCAATCTCTCCACCCTATGCCAGTGACTCTTCCTCTTCTGTGGTGGCCAGGAAAAGGGCCGGTCGCTCCAGACCCCGGCCAGTGTCTGACTATGGCCAGCTGGCCAGCTCAAAGTACTGCATCCCAGAGGAGGACAGGGAGTCCGAGAGTATGGACTACACTTCCCAAAAGGACTACAATAGCAATGGCAGCTACACAGAGAGCAACAGACCAGAGAATGGTCATGTGTGCACTCAAGCAGAGAGCAGAAAGAGACGTCCCATCTCTGTTATAGGAGGAGTGGATCTGTATTCATCCCCAACTGCTGAGCAAAAGGATGACACTGAAAGCTTGCCTTCT CCGGTATCCCGTCCTCCAGTGCCCTCTCATAGAGTGCCTCCATACCGGGCCATATCTGCCCGTCTGAGACCTTGCGTCTTCTCCCAAAGCACACCTATTGGACTGGATAGGATGGGGCGGCGCAGAGGACGTAGAGTGCTCAGCG ATGGCAGCTCTGATCCAATGGTTGATGATAGTGTGAGTGAGGAGGATGGCAGCTTTGAAGAACTGACTGAAGGAACACCGTATCTACAACCAGAAGTCGATCTTTTCACACTCAATCAG taCATACAGTTGGGACATGCCGTGCATGCTGAGGCTCTGTGGGACCATGTCACAATGGAAGAGCAGGAGCTGGCCTTCAAAGCCGGGGATGTGATCCGTGTTCTGGATGTTCAGGAGCAGGACTGGTGGTGGGGGGCGGTGGGCGACCGCGAGGCCTGGTTTCCCTCCAGCTTTGTGCGA GTTCGGGTGAATCAGGAGGATTCAAGCAGTGATAGTGTAGAAATCCCACCGGATGCAGAGGAATCCGTCCCACCGGATGCTCACAAACAAAACTCAGTGCACAGACAGCAGATGAGAGCCAATGTGGTCAAAGAAATCATGGACACAGAGCGTGTTTACATCAAACATCTCAAAGATATCTGTGAG GGATATATCCGTCAGTGTAGGAAGCACCCTGGCATGTTTACTGATGCACAGCTAAAGACAATCTTCAGCAACATCGAGGACATCTACAGGTTCCAGAGAAAGTTTCTGAAGGACCTAGAAAAGAAATACAACCCCCAGAACCCTCATCTCAGTGAGATTGGCTCCTGCTTCCTACAGCAG GAGGACGGTTTCTCCATATACTCTGAATACTGTAACACACATCCAGTGGCATGTGCTGAATTACAACGGTTGATGAAACAAGGCAGATATAAACACTTCTTCGAAGCCTGCCGTCTCTTACAGCAGATGATCGACATCTCCATTGCTGGCTTTCTACTCACACCTGTACAGAAGATTTGTAAATACCCTCTTCAGCTGGGAGAGCTTTTGAAGTACACACCCAAAGACCACAG TGACTACGAAGGGGTGTGTGCCGCACATAAAGCAATGAAGAATGTGGCAAGTCTGATAAATGAAAGGAAAAGACGACTTGAGAGCATTGACACCATCGCTCACTGGCAGGTGGCCATCCTACGCTGGGCG GGTGAAGATGTGTTAACACGAAGCTCCGAACTCATTCACTCCGGCGAGTTAACGCGGATAGTGCGGCCCGGTAAGACGCAACAACGCAGCTACTTCCTGTTTGACCACCAGCTGGTGTTCTGTAAGAAAGACGTCCTGCGGAGAGACCTGCTACACTACCGTGGTCGCATGGACACTGACCTACTCAAGCCAATCGACCTGCCTGATGGACGGCACGCTGAGCTGGGCGTCCTGAAGAACGCGTTTCTCCTGCGGCATGCAGAGAACCTGAatgtgctgtgtgtgctgtgctgCAGAAAGAGCCAGGACAAGCAGCGATGGCTGCAAGCGTTTGCTCGAGAGCGCAGACGCGTACAGGAAGACCAAGAGATGG GGATGGAGATTACCGAGGCCCAGAGGAAGCAAGCAGTTCACAACGCCAGGAAAACTAAACAAGGAAATATGAAGA AAAGGAATTATTCTGATCATCCTGTGCCTCCTCACCATCAGCCGCTACATCCTCTCCATCAGCGGCATGTGACTGTGCCAACCAGCATCCCCCAGCAGCAAGTCTTCTCTTTAGCAGAGCCAAAGAAAAAGCCCTCTCACCTGTTGTACTCACTTGCACGCAGTGCCCTCTTCAGGAAATGA